caattgaCGTCAGTGGACACTCATTGACAGGTTTATGCATTTTCCAAATCGCATTTTCGTTGCAGACATTGGAACCAGCTGGGATCGTCTCTGTTCCGCGCCGTAGGAAGCAGTGGTAGCGCACCCCGAAGACACGCGATAGCAGCAAAGTCACTGCCAGAGTGCTGGTGGTGACGGTGGAAGCGATCGGACGCGTGGGGCCAGTGTACGTGACGACCGTCGGCGGCACCGTCGGATGCGTCCGGACGGCGCCGGTGCCACGGTGCGACTATGTACGGGCTGCTGCTGGAGAACCTGTCCGAATACGTGAAGGCTGTCTACGGAGAGGACAAGTGGGATGATATCCGCCGACAGACGGGCATATCGTCACCCTCGTTCAGCGTCCACGATGACTACGACGAGAATCTGCTCAACGTGCTGGCGACGAAAGCGCAAGAAGTACTGTGCCCAGACCGGTCACCATCAAATTTTAGGTGTGACGAAAATGTAATTCTACctgttttctatatttttccTCGCGATGTTTGCTGTGCTGCAGATTCTTGGAATATCCGAGCGTGACTTTATGGACCAGATGGGAGTGTACTTTGTCAACTTCGTCAGCCAGTACGGGTACGATCGGGTACTGTCCGTGCTGGGGCGCCACATGCGCGACTTTCTGAATGGGTTGGATAATTTGCACGAATATCTCAAGTTCTCCTATCCGCTGATGCGTGCGCCAAGCTTCATCTGCGAGAACGAAACCCGCCACGGACTGACGCTGCACTATCGGACCAAGCGCAAGGGCTTCGTTTACTATACAATGGGACAAATTAGGGAGGTACGTCCTGGGATCTATCACCACTGTAAAGTACAGTCTCATTTCACTGTCTAACGTCCCTCAACACCTTTAACCGTCCAACAGGTGGCACGTCATTTCTACCATAAAGATATGCAAATCGAGCTGGTCAAATCGGACCTGCTGGGCGAAACGAATCACTACACGTTCCAGCTGACGTTCGACAACCGGGCGTTCTCGTTGGCTACGTTGGCGATGACACGGGAGGAGAAGCACCTGCCCATTAGCGCCTCCGTACTGTTCGAGATATTCCCCTTCTGTATCGTCTTCGGGTGAGTTAGTCGCGTGAACATCGTTATTGTGCCTTTACGTCAATACTCCATTCATAAGCGTGTACGTCGAATATAATTGATTCATTGCAGGTCGGATATGGTTGTCCGAAGTATAGGCAACTCGCTGATGGTCATTCTACCCGATTTACTGTCGAAAAAGATCACGGATTGGTTCGAGCTGAGACGTCCACTGATAGCATTTAAATTCCAAACGGTAAGCGAACACACCATCACCGGTGCTCTTGTAGGTTAAAATTAAGTTTGTTTTGCAATCCCTCCCGTTTAGATACTCAATCGCACGAACAACATATTCGAGCTAGTGACAGTGCAGTCAGTAAAGAAGCGGCCAGAAAACCAACGAAAAACGGAGCTCGTACTGTCGGAGGATGATCAGGAGGAGGAGGTTGAGAAGCGGTTGCGACTTAAGGGACAAATGATCTACATGGAGAACTGGTACATGATCATGTTCCTAGGGACTCCAGTTATGCCGAAACTGACCTCCCTTATCAGCACCGGCCTTTACATCAACGATCTGTCAATGCATGACTTCAGCCGGTAAGCTACATTGTTGTTTGCTCATCGTGACACACCACTCATTATCGCCTGGATCTTCCAGAGATCTCATGTTAGCTGGTACGCAACAATCAGTAGAGCTGAAGCTGGCACTCGATCAGGAACAGCAAAAGTCAAAAAAGCTGGAAGAATCGATGCGAAAACTGGACGAAGAGATGCGCCGTACGGATGAGCTGCTCTATCAGATGATCCCGAAACAGGTCGCCGATCGGTTACGACGTGGCGAGAACCCGATCGATACCTGCGAGATGTTCAACAGCGTGTCCATACTGTTCTCGGATGTGGTCACGTTTACTGAGATCTGTTCCCGCATCACACCGATGGAGGTCGTGTCCATGCTGAACGCAATGTACTCCATCTTCGATACGCTTACCGAGCGGAACAGTGTGTATAAGGTGAGCGACTCATAATCAAGAGATTATGAgagttaatttattattcatgcggtttaaaaataattgcagGTCGAAACGATCGGAGATGCATACATGGTAGTCTCGGGCGCTCCCGCCAAGGAGCAGAACCACGCTGAAAAAGTCTGTGATATGGCCTTGGATATGATCGAGGCAATAACGGATTTGAAGGATCCCTCCACAGGTACTTCTGATGTGATGTGATTCATACAATCGATTGTATTATTGATGTCCTTTTCTAAAACGGCACTTTCCCACAGGATCTCATCTTCGTATACGGGTGGGTGTTCACTCTGGTGCGGTGGTAGCGGGTATCGTCGGTTTGAAGATGCCAAGATACTGCCTATTCGGTGATTCAGTCAACACCGCCTCACGCATGGAGTCAACGAGCCAGGCGATGCGGATACACATATCGGAGTCTACCAAGAATCTGCTCTCGTCCAACTATCGCGTAAGCGAGCGGGGAGAGATCGATGTTAAGGGCAAGGGCACGATGAAGACGTACTGGTTGGACTATCGTGAAAATCGTCCACCGCTTCAGCTGCTGGACGAGGACATTAAGAGCCCATCGATCGAGTATATCGAAGCAAGCAAGGACCGGCGTGTTAGCATTCCGTTTCCGGTCAACTTTGTACAGCAGCCCCACAAGCAATCGCTCGGTGGTCTTAGCTCAGCTGGGCTGGAAGATCGACGCGTATACTCGCCGGTAACGTTTGAAGATGTCGCCCGGCGCAGCATAGCCAACTCTCCGGTGAAGCTGCATGCGTTTGGACCACGTGGTCGAGAAAATCGGTCCAACTCTACGGGCCACGCTTTCATGCACAGCGTGTCGGATGTGTTTGGTTCGCTCGTGAACGACACGGAAGAGTTCCTCGAGGATCTACAGCATCGGAACTCGCTCAGCAACACACTGTACTCTGGGTCTACGCCATCGCCGTGCCCTTTTAGCCCACCGAATTCCCAGTTTCGCACCAAATCCAAATCGTGTTACCAAGCGCAGGTAAGGGTTTTCTTCACTATGCATCCCAGGACTACAGGTTTCTTTAAgacttatcttttttttttttagttcatgGACAAGGACCACGAGCTACTATCTGGAGCTAGTAACGCATTACTGCAGGAAGCACCCAAAAAGCCGTAAGTTTCATTCTACCTCACCTGTTCCCAAGCTATAACGCTTGTTCTCTTTCCATCCCACAGCAAAGGCATCCTGGCAAAAGCACAAACCGTCGAACATGCGTCCGTTGCTACGTACGAGCAGAAGGCGAAAGCACGCAAAGCCAAACTGGATGCAGTCAAGCACCAGCAGACCAAGGCCCTGGAAAAACTCGACCAGATGGTACAGGAAATCTACGATGCCGATCTGCCCGGCATGTGCTTCGTCAATCCACCCGGTTCACGGTCCGACGGCAACATCTGTCAGTCGAACAATTGCACCCTCGGTAGCAGTAGGTCCGTAGTGGACGAACACACTAGCGACACCGCTTCCACAGCCTGTCACGCACTCTATACACTCAATCTTTACTTTCCCGTTTCATGTCCACCCGCTGCCTGTGTCTGTCCGCCCGACGGCAGCCGATCGCAAGCGGTTCCATCGCATTccggtacggtaccgggcccGTCCGGTGGACCGGTACCCGTCTGCGAACAGCACGCCCATCTGCCACCGCGTCACTGTCACGGTTGCGAACCGGTTGCCGGGCCCGGGCCCGGCAAGGTGCCCCAGAGCATGAGCTTTTCGCACCCGAAAGAGCACAAGTGCTGCCCGGCGGCGTACGCTACCCATCACCAGAACGGTCGACACAAAGTGCACTCGAACGCCTGTCACATACTCTAGAGACTGGTTCCCACCCGAAGCAGAACGTGCTGAGTCGGTAGATTCTCGATAGTGGCCCCTGGTAGTAGTTATGCACCGTACACCTTTACCGTTTGTTAGTTTTCTTCTGCGGCACGTCATCTGTAATGTATGGTTTCTCGGAGGTATCCTCGACATCCTAGTCTAACCTGGCACTGAGTGTCTGAGTGCGCTAGGCTATGCGACGAAAGCTTTAACCGACTCGTCAATAGGTGTTTGTATGTCATTCGTGTGTCCGTTTTTCCGTTTTACGTTTATACCTGTGGtgtctagcagcagcagcagcagtagtaacaGAGGGCACATTTGTA
This genomic window from Anopheles maculipalpis chromosome 2RL, idAnoMacuDA_375_x, whole genome shotgun sequence contains:
- the LOC126556934 gene encoding soluble guanylate cyclase 88E isoform X1, producing MYGLLLENLSEYVKAVYGEDKWDDIRRQTGISSPSFSVHDDYDENLLNVLATKAQEILGISERDFMDQMGVYFVNFVSQYGYDRVLSVLGRHMRDFLNGLDNLHEYLKFSYPLMRAPSFICENETRHGLTLHYRTKRKGFVYYTMGQIREVARHFYHKDMQIELVKSDLLGETNHYTFQLTFDNRAFSLATLAMTREEKHLPISASVLFEIFPFCIVFGSDMVVRSIGNSLMVILPDLLSKKITDWFELRRPLIAFKFQTILNRTNNIFELVTVQSVKKRPENQRKTELVLSEDDQEEEVEKRLRLKGQMIYMENWYMIMFLGTPVMPKLTSLISTGLYINDLSMHDFSRDLMLAGTQQSVELKLALDQEQQKSKKLEESMRKLDEEMRRTDELLYQMIPKQVADRLRRGENPIDTCEMFNSVSILFSDVVTFTEICSRITPMEVVSMLNAMYSIFDTLTERNSVYKVETIGDAYMVVSGAPAKEQNHAEKVCDMALDMIEAITDLKDPSTGSHLRIRVGVHSGAVVAGIVGLKMPRYCLFGDSVNTASRMESTSQAMRIHISESTKNLLSSNYRVSERGEIDVKGKGTMKTYWLDYRENRPPLQLLDEDIKSPSIEYIEASKDRRVSIPFPVNFVQQPHKQSLGGLSSAGLEDRRVYSPVTFEDVARRSIANSPVKLHAFGPRGRENRSNSTGHAFMHSVSDVFGSLVNDTEEFLEDLQHRNSLSNTLYSGSTPSPCPFSPPNSQFRTKSKSCYQAQFMDKDHELLSGASNALLQEAPKKPKGILAKAQTVEHASVATYEQKAKARKAKLDAVKHQQTKALEKLDQMVQEIYDADLPGMCFVNPPGSRSDGNICQSNNCTLGSSRSVVDEHTSDTASTACHALYTLNLYFPVSCPPAACVCPPDGSRSQAVPSHSGTVPGPSGGPVPVCEQHAHLPPRHCHGCEPVAGPGPGKVPQSMSFSHPKEHKCCPAAYATHHQNGRHKVHSNACHIL
- the LOC126556934 gene encoding soluble guanylate cyclase 88E isoform X2 gives rise to the protein MYGLLLENLSEYVKAVYGEDKWDDIRRQTGISSPSFSVHDDYDENLLNVLATKAQEILGISERDFMDQMGVYFVNFVSQYGYDRVLSVLGRHMRDFLNGLDNLHEYLKFSYPLMRAPSFICENETRHGLTLHYRTKRKGFVYYTMGQIREVARHFYHKDMQIELVKSDLLGETNHYTFQLTFDNRAFSLATLAMTREEKHLPISASVLFEIFPFCIVFGSDMVVRSIGNSLMVILPDLLSKKITDWFELRRPLIAFKFQTILNRTNNIFELVTVQSVKKRPENQRKTELVLSEDDQEEEVEKRLRLKGQMIYMENWYMIMFLGTPVMPKLTSLISTGLYINDLSMHDFSRDLMLAGTQQSVELKLALDQEQQKSKKLEESMRKLDEEMRRTDELLYQMIPKQVADRLRRGENPIDTCEMFNSVSILFSDVVTFTEICSRITPMEVVSMLNAMYSIFDTLTERNSVYKVETIGDAYMVVSGAPAKEQNHAEKVCDMALDMIEAITDLKDPSTGSHLRIRVGVHSGAVVAGIVGLKMPRYCLFGDSVNTASRMESTSQAMRIHISESTKNLLSSNYRVSERGEIDVKGKGTMKTYWLDYRENRPPLQLLDEDIKSPSIEYIEASKDRRVSIPFPVNFVQQPHKQSLGGLSSAGLEDRRVYSPVTFEDVARRSIANSPVKLHAFGPRGRENRSNSTGHAFMHSVSDVFGSLVNDTEEFLEDLQHRNSLSNTLYSGSTPSPCPFSPPNSQFRTKSKSCYQAQFMDKDHELLSGASNALLQEAPKKPKGILAKAQTVEHASVATYEQKAKARKAKLDAVKHQQTKALEKLDQMVQEIYDADLPGMCFVNPPGSRSDGNICQSNNCTLGSSSRSQAVPSHSGTVPGPSGGPVPVCEQHAHLPPRHCHGCEPVAGPGPGKVPQSMSFSHPKEHKCCPAAYATHHQNGRHKVHSNACHIL